ATTACCCTCAGAATCAGAATCCTGCTCGCTCACAATGGATGGGGGGGCTGCAGACTGGACAGGACATGCTGGGCTGGGCCTCAGGGGTCTGCTGACCTCGAGAACCCCTGCCACCTTCTGAGCTCAGAGTCCAGAGCAGGTGCAGGGACTAGTCCCCTGGTCTGGCTGGCCAATCGGGAAGGTGGCCTCCAGTGTCTCTGCAGCAATAAGAGCCAGTTTACATGGGGAACTGTCTGCAAGAGACCTGGGGTGCGGTGCACATTCACAGCCCTGAGGAGGCTGGAAGGGAGTGGGCACATTCACAGCATCCCTAACCCTGGACCCTGAACAAGATCAAGAGGAACCTTCACGTGGTGCGCAGCCAGTGGGGGATCCGTTCAGCCCATTCAGCTCAGGGTGGCACCTGTGTCCTCCCCACTGAGCACAGACAACTGCACTCCTTTCACCCAACAGGAGTCTGTCCCAGAGAGAACATGCATTAGCTATGCCTTCCAGCAAAGTGGTAAATTCATGAAGCAATTTCCAGAGAACAGTACTTGGAACAGTGCTATCCAGCTCAGGATATCCATGCTCAAGGAGGGGTCCCAAGGTTGTgtccctttttacagatgggtaaactaAGGCTCAGAATTTGGAGACACACACCCACAGCCTGCAGTGCAGAGGTGGAGGAGCAAGTGGGAAGCTGCACTGTCCCAGGCTTCAGGGCAGAAAGGAGAGCTCCTATGCCTGGCTCTCCCTTGCCCTGGCCCTCACTTTAATGGCTGGGCATGCAAATGAGCGAACTAGCCCACGAGCTGGCTGAATGAATCAGCCAGAGACCATGTCCTGAAGCTGATTCCTCTGCCTTCCATCTTGTTTCCTCCCCACATGCTCTGAGAGACTAAAACCTGGGAGCGGAACCCCTCCTGGGGCCCCAATGGTAGCGTCATTCCTGGAGTCAGGCTGTGGGTTCCTCCGGAAACCCCCTATGGAAAATGCAAGCTCATGATGATTCTTGGGTTGACAAACATACTTCTGTTTCCCCAaagaggctggagagggaggagCTGACAGGGTGGGGGCAATGGGGAGAGGAGCCCATCaggggccaggcccaggccctgggaCCCCATGCCTAGTGCGGTGCACGTGTGTATCTGAGCACTGTGCACGTGTACATGTGCACACTTTTCGTGTATGTGTGCACGTATGTTTGTatgcctgtgtgtgcatgtgtacgtgTGTGGGGAGGGCACTCTTGGCAGCTGTGTGGTCCTGGGCTCTGAGCTTCCACTCCCTCATCAGTAATGAGGGTGGTGACAGGGATCCACATAAAAGACAGGTGCCAGACAaccacagcctgcaggagggtAGTAGGCACTGGGGATGTGGCTCACAGGGCCCCCAGAGCCAAAGGCAGAGCACACTCTTGGACGTGTACACTCACCCTCTTGTGTCCACGAGGGACATTCCCATGACAAGATCCTGAGCCGGAGGCTGGCAGGTGAGACAAATAGGTACAAACACCCTGGTCAAGGGGACAGGCCCATGTCCCCAAGACAAATACAGGGGCTCAGCTCTGAGGACAAGGTGCTGGGTATGGCCAAACCCCAGGCTGTTGGGGGAGGGCGTGAGGAGCCAGAGCCCAAGACTTCAGATGGCACAATtacatttttcatctctaaaagttCTAGAAGTTTTTGtggactcttttttttctgtctcagccTCCTCTCCACCTGGGATCAGGGACAAGATTTTGTGTTCATTTCTAGGCTCTGACCATATCTGTGTCAACTGAACCCTCCCCAGACCCGCCAAGCGTGGGTTATCACCTCCCGGGGGGAGGGGCTCCATTTCCAAGATAGTAGTAGTATGAGGGGCCTCGAGGGCCCAGGATCTGGGTGTTGGCTCTGGTGACTGGACAGAGACAAGGGGGATGATAGGGGAGGGGTATCTCCTTGGGACATGTCACAGGAAGGGAATGAAAATGGTGGTGGAGCCCCTCATGCAGTGGGTCCCCCCCCTTTCCTGGCTGAGTGATCTCTCCTTTCAGTCTTAGATTCTTCATCAGGAAATCAGGGACAGCAGCCCACCTCCTGGGGCTGCTAAGAGGAATCAAATTAACACATGCTGGCACTAGGTATCATGAGGCATTTGGTTGGCGCCCCTCCATGGGCCAGGGCTCGGGTAACAGAGCAGCCCAGTGCGCCCTGTCCATCCTCGTCCTCGCCACCTGAGGCTGAGGGCTGCGGAAGGAGGGAAGATGGGCAGGGGCAGGTGTGGGGACCTACAACACCCAGGCAGGGGATGGCAGGAGGGGTTCAAGGTAGGGAGTTCTGGAGAGAAGTAGTGGAAGgtggccagggagggagggaaggggaacaCGTGGCAGGGGATATCTGGAGGTGGGCACTGGGGGACACAGGAGGGGTCATCTGGGGCAGGTAGCCCACATGGAGGGGTGAGGCCCAGGCCCACAGGGGTCTGAGAAGGCGGCCTGAGCAGGACCTGGGTCTTGGGTTGGACTCGGGAAGCCAAGAGCCCACAGGGTCAGCCCCAGTTATACATGCTGTCATGCCTTGTGTTGGAATCATCTAGAAAACACTCCTGAGAGAAGGAATAAGACTCAAACATTTAATATTGTTGAGCACCTTTGTACAGTGAAGGTAAAGTGCTTGTTACATAAGTTATACACAGTGAGAAATAAACACTTAGAAAAGCCAGCCAGCCCCAGGGCAGCAAGCAGCCAAGGTGGGCAGGGATAGGATCGGTCAGAGCCCCCCCAGGTCATCTGTGAGGAAGGCCAGCAGGAAGCGGCTGACGTGCCTGTCGACGATGACAGGGGAGAAGCCCAGGACACGCCTGGCCCCTGGCAGCACCTTGGGGTCTGGAAGACAAGGGGGTCTCAGAACCCATCGAGAAGGCGCCTTCTCTCAGCCTCATGGCATCGCCAGCCCCACACCTGAGTGATGTGGGGTCCCCATGCCGAGTGGGCCTGCTTGGCACTGGCTCCCCACACAGGACCTCAACAAGGTCAGCATGGCAGGAAAGGAACCGCAGGACTGCCACACTGGGCCACAAGTAGGGGGCCTCAGGTGTAGGCCTCCGTCCATCCGGCAGGGCTCTGCCCCATGGTCTGGAGAGGACTGGGCTGAGGCTTGGCCAGGCAGCACCCACCTGGGGGGCAGCAGTAGACGAGGAGTGCCAGCCCTGCGGCCAGGCCGAGACAGGTCAGGAAGGCCACGGGTCCTGGGGAGAAATGCACGTGAGCAGCTTCCCGAGCCCAGGAGGGCGGAAGGGGTCCAGAGGCCTCGAGGGACAGGCTCACACCCTGTGCTGGGGTCAGCTGGGCAGGGACACACCCAGTGAGCACCCTGAGGGGGTCTGTCCAACAGGAAGCCAGGAACGGAACCCGACTTGGAATGGAGAAGCCCCCAAGGCAGAGATGGAGCCTTGGGTGGGGGAACAGAGAGAAGGGACATGGGAGGCGGTTACCCCTGTCACTGAGCTCACGGCCTGCGGTGCCCGAGTCTAGCTCTGTGCAATCTGAGTTCTCTGGAAACAAAATCACAGGGTGTAGTTAGTCGTGGGTGGGCCAGAGGGTAAGGTGGTTGCCCCGCCCTCGGGAAACCAAGGGGGCTGTcaagccccctcccccagaccaCCCAGGCCCCTCAGGTTGTGCCGGTGCTAAGCCCTCCAGGCTGTGTTTGGGGGAAGTCAGCGCCAGGGAAGGAACCCTGCACAGTtttgtgtcttctccttttgtcCACTTCATGAGAACTTGAGGACCATGGAGTAGGGGGTTCATTgttccctggcaaccacaaggcACCAAACACAGCACAAACACCTGCCTGTCCAAAGTCTGATGATGTTGATGTGAGGGCAGGGcgctctttctctttccccagacCCCACTGGGGCTCCCCCTAACCAGCCAGCTGCCAGACAGCCCTGAGGGCACCCTGGTAGGTACTTGACTCCAGGCAGGCTGTGTGGTCCTGACCTGTGGTGACAGGACCGTCCCATGCTGGAGCTCAGGGCCCAGTCCTGCCAGCCTGTCCTTGGGAGCAGGGACACTAGCCCCAGGTCCAGCCGAGTGGCCTGAGGCGAACCACCTCTTCCCTCCTGGCCTCCAGCCTCTCATCTGAGGACTGAGGGACAGTAGCCACTCCTCCTGGGGACCTGGGTGCAGAGGCCTCAGGACTGAGCTGCCATCCCCGCTTGTACCTTCCCTGCACCCAACCTGGCAGCTCAGAGGACCCCTCGGGGCTCACAAGCCTCCCGGGCCCACAGGCCAGACCCTCTAAACCTAAACACATGTGTCTTGGACCAGCCATCTGTGTCAGAAACTGTTCTACAGAAACAGCCATGCCATGAGGATCTACCTGTGCGAAAGTGGACACAACCTGCGtcgtgggggttgggggggtcaGTTCACTCAAGGCTGGTACAGCCTACAGCCGTGAGCTATTTCTGATCAGAAGTGTAAGGGTTCCCAGATTCATTAGATTACAGAGAGAAGGGCAGAGCTGCATGCAAGAGATGCTACCTTTTGTGTAAAAACTGGCACAAGAAAAagggagacagagggacagagagacagagacagagagagggagacgtGGAGACAGAAACATCTATATTGTCTGAAATACTCTGAGGGCCACACAAGATGCAACCAGAGGGCAGTCTCTGGTGAAGGGCTGAACAAGAAGATGCCAAGCCCTGGGGACTGGGACACGCACTTACGCAGGGCGTGCCGGCTGGGCAGGCAGCTGTGCAGGGGCTGGGCATGGATGTACAGGGCCCGGTAGAACTCCTGGCAGTCCCGCTCACCGCTCCGCTGCAGGTGGCCCAAGAGGTCGCAGAGACGCACTCGCAGAGATACCTTGGGGTTCCGGaactggaggaggaaggggcacAAGACAAGGTCAGGCTGGAGCACTCTGGGCTCAGCACCCAGCCCCAGCTTCCTCAATGGTTGTGATACCATCTAAGTGCTTGGAACATGCACGGGAAGGTAGCAATTGCTACCACAGCCTCATGCACTCCCATGTGGCACCCAAGACTGTGCTGCATGGCCACTAAGCCTTGCACTCCCACTGGAGGCCAGGACACGTCAGCAAGAAAGATGGCGGTGACATTATTCCAAGTGTGGAAACTTAGTGGCTTGCTGACTtggttttcccatttgtaaaaagggaataataaaccCACATGGTAGGGTCATTACAGGGAATCTCTGAGGTAATGATAATTTCTAGTTTACACTCTACAGGAATGtgattcaagttttaaaaaataaatcaagggttaaggagaaaaaaaggtggCTTTTTTGATGTGATTGACTGAAAAATATGTGGTTGTAAAGGTCAATGGACAGGGTACTTGGCATTGACCCCCAGAACCTGGAGGCCATGGCTCGGTGCTGCCACCTGGTGGTGGTGTACCATGCTACAAGGAACTAGAGTCAAACCACAAAGGTACAGAAACTGCAAAGCAAAGGCAGATAGATGTGCAGCAGAAGCCATGGGTACCTATGAGGAAAGGAACTGTAGTTTTGTGTGTGGAGgagtttcctttttctcatgtAAACAGCTGAgcttttcaaattgtgtttttacAATGAATGTGTattcgacttttttttttttttcgactTTTAATTACAAGATATAAATTTGAGCCCCTACTTTTTAACTCACTGTACTACTTCTGTAACTTAAGAAGCATCTGGGCCAGTAGCAGGGTCCGTGTTGATTCTAGTTCTGTTGAGGATCAATCTCACCTGTCCCTAGGAGAGCCCCCAACCCTCCAAATAGCCCTGCAAGTGAAAATGTTACCCTGTGCCAAGGCAGGAAGCTCAGGTCCAAGAGGAGAAGAGCTCGCTCAGTCACCCAGATGGGAGGCAGGTCCTGCACCCCAAAGCCCCGGCTGGTCTCTagcacccacccccagccccacagggGAGCCAGAGAAGTGGGTGGGGCGAGCAAGGAGCACCCACTCTCACCAAGTGTCCCTGAATAGGATGGGCCAGATTACACCCAAACGTTTGCCCACTTTGAACTTTTGGAAGATTCAGAGTGAAGAGCCCTATGGCACTGGGTAGGGCCTGTATGGTATCCCTGATCCCAGCACTCCCCCTGTTCCCCCTCCCAGGTTTGTCTCATGTTGTGGCATGTTATCACATGTCTCCTGTGATCCTCCCAGCATTTCTGGAAGGGGCCAGAAGGCTTGATGACATATAAAGAGACTAAGGCTCAAAGAGCTGATGTTCTGGGCCCAAGGTCACCCTAAGGAGACAGGTTTTCACCTCCAAGCTGTCCTGCCCCCCGCTTCTCCCAGCCCAGAGAGGAAAGGGATGGGAAAGCAGCCTCAGGTTCCTTGGCACCTTTTCTGCATCCTTGTTGCTGAGTATCTGGGGGTAGTAGCGGTTCAGCTGGAGGATAATCCTGTCCACCTGCTGCTCACTCAGGCGCCCAAGGCCTGTGAGGAAAGGCATGTCCTGGACCAGGCGGTCACAGTAGGTCTGCGCTGAAACAGAAGCATAGAACACAGAGGGAATGAGCCAGCTCAGCCCAAAAAGGGGGTGGCGAGACCCACACACCATGATGCAGCCATGGCAGGGACCCCTCGCAGCAAGGTCCCCATGCCCACCGAGAGGTGTACCAGCTGTAAGCATCTGGACAACTGCTGACATCCCAGCTCACGCACAGCCCAGAGTTCCCCCATGTCACGCCAACACCCTTGCCAGaaagtggggtgggtgggtgcagTGATAAAGGTTCAGAGTGCTCAAAAGCAGAGCAGAGCCTCTGGCTCCTATCTTTTATGCCTGAGAGCTTATCGCAAAAAAACTCAGACGGGCGAAGAATCTGCTGTCTGTTGGGCCCCCTCAGTGCCCTCTGGAAATAGCCAGGCCCGAGGAAGGGCATGGGCAGCCTGGAGAAGGCCCAATCTCGAAGCTCCTACAATCGCTGTTGTTGTTTGGAGTGGCCTGTGCTGGCATGGCCACCAGACACAGTGTATCTGCAAGGCCTTGAGAAGCTGCCACCAACAGCAGACCAGCATGCTTGCTGCCCAGGAGGCTGCGGaatgccttttcttttgttttttctttcagaatcacCATTAAAGCATCACTGTTGCACTATCTTTCCCATTAAGAATGTCCCTTAGAATGACAAGTCTTTAAaggcaaggggtggggagaggttggTGGGCAGTTGACAAAGAAATCTCTGAGGGAGGGTCCCAAGTTCCTGCAGCACTAGCTGCCTGAACAAGTGCACCACCTTACCTACCTGTGGCAGCTTGTCCTGTTTCCTGGTGGACCCAGGGGATGGGGGGTAGGCAGAGCTGTATAGGAGGAGAGTTTTTGTATGTGACTGAAGTTAAGTTGGTATCAATTCAAATTAGATAGCTGTAACTTTAGGGTATTATGTGTAATcctcatagtaaccacaaagaaaatgtccatagaatatacacaaaaggaaatcaaaatgtGTTACTACAGAAAATCAACACAAAAGAcgggaagaaatgaaggaaaaaaaactatgagacatacagaaaacaaatagcaaaaaggcagaaacaagttatcccttatcagtaattactttaaatgtaaatggattaaactctctaatcaaaagacatagattagGAAAGTGGATTTGTAGTAtcatgatttataataagaaatatatatttgatctttgtCCCAATTCCTGGCACACAGTTTCTAAAACCCaaggaatttcctaagtgatgagagctgTGAAGGTGAAAGGATATCTTGTACCTCATAACAAGCCCCTTCCAACCTCATCTGACTTTGTATTAATGAGGTGATTTTGGGAAAGCCCCTAAATAACCACAGGGTGGGAGCTGATTGCCAGTGGAACCGACCACGTAATTCGAGGGGTGGAACTTTCAGCCCTCCCCATCTCACTTCCCCCTGCAatgtctggggaggggagaggggctggaggttcaATCAATCACCAGtagtcaatgatttaatcagtcatgcctaCCTAAGGAAGCCTGCATAAAATCCCCCCAAAATGGGGTTTGGAGCACTCTAAGTTACTGAATATGTGGAGGTGCTGAGAGGATGGCCTGTCTGGGAGGAGCATGGAGCTTCCATGCTTTGCTTCTCACATGCTTTGCCCTATGCATCTTTTCCATCCGGATGCTCATTTGTATCCTTGAAATACCTTTTGTAACAAACTGGCAatagtgttttcctgagttctgtgaactaTTCTAGCAAATAGGGTCACAAGGAGAGGGTCATGGGaactctgatttatagccagtcagttagaagcacaggtgacaacctggattcATTATTGGCATCTCAAGTGGGGGTAATCTCGTGGGACTGAGCCTAAAGTTAACCCatgggatctgacactatctctggatagatggtgtcagaattgaattaaattatagGACTCCCAGTTGGTGTCCACCAAAGAACTGGAAAATTGCTTGGTAGGGGGAAAAACCCACACATTCCATaaccagaagtgtcagaagtaTTGAGAAATATAAGTGCTGTATGTAAGAGtagaagagaaacagaattttttcctctcaggatttaaaaaacatgatttaaCTATATACCGTATTCAAAAGACTCACTTTAGGTCTAAAGACAGAAAAAGGTTGAAGGTGAAAGAATGGAacaagatattccatacaaatagtaaccaaaagagaattTACATTGCTATACTAATATgaggaaaaaacagactttaaggcAAAAGCTGTTATGAGACAAAGAagtacattatatattaataaagtgATCAATCACCAAGAAGTTAGAACATATATGCACCAAATATCAGAGCcccaaaatatttaaagcaaacattggcagaattgaagggagaaatagaaagctTTATGATAATAGCTGGAGACTTCAACAGACCACTTTCAATAATAGAATAACCAGACAGAATATCAATAAGGCAATAGAGGATGTGAACAGCCCCATAAACTAATGATACCTAACAGACATAGACACAACACTCCACCCAACAGTAGCAGAATATacactcttctcaagtgcacagggaacattaTCCAAAATAGACCACAAAACACAGTTAACCACAAAATgtgtcttaatatattttaaaggattgaCATAATAAAAGGATCTTTTCTGATCACATGGAAtaaagctagaaatcaataacagtaggaaaactggaaaattcacaattaTGTGGACATTAAACAACAAAtgcatcaaagagaaaatcacaagagaaatcagaaaataccttgagaaaaatgaaaataaaaatacagcataCCAAAATTTaagggatgcagtgaaagcagtacTGAAAGGAAAATTTACAGCTGTAAATGCACATACTAAAATagaagatctcaaatcaataacctaatgTTACatcttaaggaactagaaaaggaaaagcagactAAACCCAAAGCTCGTAGAAGGATGGAAATGATAAAGATTAGagtgaagataaatgaaatagaaaaacaaaaccaaaagttggttccagaaaaatcaacaaaattggctaacctttagctagattaacaaagaaaaaaagagaggagattcaaattactaatatcagaaatattactatgaattttacagaaataaaaaggattataaaagaatACTGTGGACATttataccaacaaattggacaacctagataaaatggacaaattcctaaaaacacACAATCTACCGAAGCTGaatgatgaagaaacagaaaatctgaaaggaCTTATTACTAATAAGGAGATTCAATCAGTAGTTAAAATGGtctcaacaaataaaagcccagaatcagatggcttcactggtgaattctaccaaacatttaaagaactaataccaatccttctcaaactctaaaaataaagttaccatatgatcctgcaatcctactcctgagcatatatccagagaaaactctagtttgcaccccaatgttcatagcagcactatttacaaaagccaagacatggaagcaagctaaatgtccactgacagatgaatggatatagaagacgtggtatatatacatacacaatacaatattactcaaccataaaaagaatgaaataatgccatttgcagcaatatggttggacctagaaattatcatattaagtgaagtaagtcagacagagaaagacaaatatcatgagaTATcacagttatatgtggaatctaaaaaaatgacacaaatgagctCATTTACAacagagaaatagactcacagacatagaaaacttatggttagcaaagggaatgggggagataaattaggagtctgggattaacatatacacactaccaaatataaaacagataaacaacaaggacccactgcatagcacaggaaactatactcaatatcgtGTAACAACGAATAacgtaaaagaatctgaaaaaatatatacgtagggggcttccctggtggcacagtggttgagaggaggcctgccgaagcaggggacacaggtttgtgccccgggtgcgggaagatcccatgtgccgcggagcggctgggcccgtgagccatggccgctgagcctgcgcgtctgaagcctgtgctccgcaacgggagacgccacagcagtgaggcccgcgtatggccaaaaaaaaaaaaaaaaaaatatatatatatatatatatatatacgtacatatgcataactaaatcactttgctgtacacttgaaactaacacacactgCAAATTAACTATATgtcaatttaaaaacttaaaaaaaggaataaaatacttagattaTATTTACCCAAGGATGTGGAAGACTTGGACACTGAatctacaaaacattgctgaaagaaattttaaaagacacaaataaatggaaagacacatcccatgttcatgggttggaagacttaatattgtgaggatgacaatactacccaaagtgatctaggaattcagtgtaatccctatccaaaccccaataaatgttttttgtttttcatcctaaaattcatatggaatctcaaaggacTTTTATGGCCAAAACTAtcctgaaaaaggaaagaatgtggatgactcatacttcctgatttcaaaatttaccaCAAAGCTACAAG
The Phocoena sinus isolate mPhoSin1 chromosome 6, mPhoSin1.pri, whole genome shotgun sequence DNA segment above includes these coding regions:
- the CARD19 gene encoding caspase recruitment domain-containing protein 19 isoform X4, whose translation is MTAQTYCDRLVQDMPFLTGLGRLSEQQVDRIILQLNRYYPQILSNKDAEKFRNPKVSLRVRLCDLLGHLQRSGERDCQEFYRALYIHAQPLHSCLPSRHALQNSDCTELDSGTAGRELSDRGPVAFLTCLGLAAGLALLVYCCPPDPKVLPGARRVLGFSPVIVDRHVSRFLLAFLTDDLGGL
- the CARD19 gene encoding caspase recruitment domain-containing protein 19 isoform X1 — protein: MTAQTYCDRLVQDMPFLTGLGRLSEQQVDRIILQLNRYYPQILSNKDAEKFRNPKVSLRVRLCDLLGHLQRSGERDCQEFYRALYIHAQPLHSCLPSRHALQNSDCTELDSGTAGRELSDRGNRLPCPFSLFPHPRLHLCLGGFSIPSRVPFLASCWTDPLRVLTGCVPAQLTPAQGVSLSLEASGPLPPSWAREAAHVHFSPGPVAFLTCLGLAAGLALLVYCCPPDPKVLPGARRVLGFSPVIVDRHVSRFLLAFLTDDLGGL
- the CARD19 gene encoding caspase recruitment domain-containing protein 19 isoform X2, with amino-acid sequence MPFLTGLGRLSEQQVDRIILQLNRYYPQILSNKDAEKFRNPKVSLRVRLCDLLGHLQRSGERDCQEFYRALYIHAQPLHSCLPSRHALQNSDCTELDSGTAGRELSDRGNRLPCPFSLFPHPRLHLCLGGFSIPSRVPFLASCWTDPLRVLTGCVPAQLTPAQGVSLSLEASGPLPPSWAREAAHVHFSPGPVAFLTCLGLAAGLALLVYCCPPDPKVLPGARRVLGFSPVIVDRHVSRFLLAFLTDDLGGL
- the CARD19 gene encoding caspase recruitment domain-containing protein 19 isoform X5; its protein translation is MTAQTYCDRLVQDMPFLTGLGRLSEQQVDRIILQLNRYYPQILSNKDAEKFRNPKVSLRVRLCDLLGHLQRSGERDCQEFYRALYIHAQPLHSCLPSRHALRPVAFLTCLGLAAGLALLVYCCPPDPKVLPGARRVLGFSPVIVDRHVSRFLLAFLTDDLGGL
- the CARD19 gene encoding caspase recruitment domain-containing protein 19 isoform X7; amino-acid sequence: MTAQTYCDRLVQDMPFLTGLGRLSEQQVDRIILQLNRYYPQILSNKDAEKFRNPKVSLRVRLCDLLGHLQRSGERDCQEFYRALYIHAQPLHSCLPSRHALRKCVSQSPGLGIFLFSPSPETALWGQACPGLLPCHRRQARQPLPAGLPHR
- the CARD19 gene encoding caspase recruitment domain-containing protein 19 isoform X6 — translated: MTAQTYCDRLVQDMPFLTGLGRLSEQQVDRIILQLNRYYPQILSNKDAEKFRNPKVSLRVRLCDLLGHLQRSGERDCQEFYRALYIHAQPLHSCLPSRHALRKTRGLPDLSRPGRRAGTPRLLLPPRPQGAARGQACPGLLPCHRRQARQPLPAGLPHR
- the CARD19 gene encoding caspase recruitment domain-containing protein 19 isoform X3 produces the protein MTAQTYCDRLVQDMPFLTGLGRLSEQQVDRIILQLNRYYPQILSNKDAEKFRNPKVSLRVRLCDLLGHLQRSGERDCQEFYRALYIHAQPLHSCLPSRHALRKTRGLPDLSRPGRRAGTPRLLLPPRWVLPGQASAQSSPDHGAEPCRMDGGLHLRPPTCGPVWQSCGSFPAMLTLLRSCVGSQCQAGPLGMGTPHHSGVGLAMP